In Synechococcus sp. KORDI-100, a single window of DNA contains:
- the clpP gene encoding ATP-dependent Clp endopeptidase proteolytic subunit ClpP, with translation MIPIVIEESGRGERAFDIYSRLLRERIIFLGEAVTSDSANRIVAQMLFLEAEDPEKDIYLYINSPGGSVYDGLGIFDTMQHIRPDVQTVCVGLAASMGAFLLCAGAKGKRSSLQHSRIMIHQPLGGARGQASDIRIQADEILFLKDRLNQELADRTGQPLDRIQQDTDRDFFMSPTEAASYGLIDQVIDKRPVHSVD, from the coding sequence ATGATCCCGATCGTGATTGAGGAGTCCGGACGGGGCGAGAGGGCATTTGATATCTACTCGAGGCTGCTTCGAGAGCGCATCATTTTTCTCGGCGAAGCTGTTACCAGTGATTCGGCGAACAGAATCGTTGCCCAGATGCTGTTTCTTGAGGCAGAGGATCCCGAAAAGGATATCTATCTGTACATCAATTCCCCTGGAGGCTCTGTGTATGACGGCCTGGGGATTTTCGATACGATGCAACATATTCGCCCTGATGTGCAGACTGTCTGCGTTGGACTGGCAGCGAGTATGGGCGCATTTTTACTTTGTGCCGGCGCGAAAGGAAAGCGCAGCAGCCTTCAGCATTCACGGATCATGATCCATCAGCCTCTCGGCGGTGCCAGGGGCCAGGCCAGTGACATCAGAATTCAGGCCGATGAAATTCTTTTCCTCAAGGATCGACTGAATCAGGAGCTGGCGGACAGGACAGGCCAACCTCTCGACAGAATCCAACAGGACACCGACCGTGACTTCTTCATGTCACCAACGGAAGCTGCCAGTTACGGCCTGATCGACCAGGTGATCGACAAGCGCCCGGTCCATTCTGTCGATTGA
- a CDS encoding DUF2256 domain-containing protein has product MKSGLPSKICPVCERPFQWRKAWKNCWDDVVYCSERCRRRKNSTKNSNI; this is encoded by the coding sequence TTGAAATCAGGTCTCCCCAGCAAAATCTGTCCCGTCTGCGAAAGGCCTTTCCAGTGGAGAAAGGCCTGGAAAAATTGCTGGGATGATGTTGTTTATTGCTCGGAACGCTGCCGTCGGCGAAAAAACAGCACAAAGAACTCGAATATTTAA
- the ftsH gene encoding ATP-dependent zinc metalloprotease FtsH — MNQRWRLLALWLLPIGVVLLIGWQVLNSGGLSGLGSNGPTVAPRNAAVARMSYGRFLDYVEAGRVTAVDIYDGGRNAVVEAVDPDLDNRVQRLRVDLPGLAPELINTLKNEGISFDIHPPRSAPPALGLLGNLLFPLLLIGSLIFLARRNSGMPGGPGQAMQFGKSKARFMMEAETGVKFDDVAGVTEAKQELEEVVTFLKQPERFTSVGAQIPRGMLLVGPPGTGKTLLAKAIAGEAGVPFFSLSGSEFVEMFVGVGASRVRDLFKKAKENSPCLIFIDEIDAVGRQRGAGIGGGNDEREQTLNQLLTEMDGFEGNSGIIIIAATNRPDVLDSALMRPGRFDRQVTVDAPDIKGRLSILEVHCRNKTLEAELSLESIARRTPGFTGADLANLMNEAAILTARRRKEAIGLSEIDDAVDRIIAGMEGRPLTDGRSKRLIAYHEVGHALIGTLVKDHDPVQKVTLIPRGQAQGLTWFSPDEEQTLVTRSQLKARIMGALGGRAAEDVVFGHQEVTTGAGGDIQQVASMARQMVTRFGMSDLGPVSLEGGSQEVFLGRDLMTRSDVSDSIARQIDEQVRTMVKHCYKETVAIVSDHREVMDRLVELLIERETMDGDEFRAVVSEFTDVPEKERSIPSLS, encoded by the coding sequence ATGAATCAGCGCTGGCGTCTTCTTGCTCTCTGGCTGCTTCCGATCGGAGTTGTTCTGTTGATCGGCTGGCAGGTCCTGAACAGCGGAGGCCTCAGTGGCCTGGGTTCCAACGGACCGACGGTGGCACCGAGGAATGCTGCTGTTGCCCGGATGAGCTACGGCCGTTTCCTGGACTACGTCGAAGCCGGACGGGTCACCGCCGTCGACATCTACGACGGTGGTCGTAATGCGGTCGTCGAAGCCGTTGATCCGGATCTCGACAACCGCGTCCAGCGTCTGCGTGTCGATCTTCCAGGTCTGGCCCCCGAATTGATCAACACGTTGAAGAACGAGGGGATCAGTTTTGACATTCATCCGCCCCGTTCCGCCCCTCCGGCCCTTGGTCTGCTGGGCAATCTGTTGTTCCCGCTGCTGCTGATCGGATCCCTAATCTTCCTGGCCCGTCGCAACAGCGGCATGCCTGGAGGTCCCGGCCAGGCCATGCAGTTCGGGAAAAGCAAGGCCCGTTTCATGATGGAAGCTGAAACCGGTGTCAAATTCGATGATGTCGCCGGCGTCACCGAGGCGAAGCAGGAACTAGAAGAAGTCGTCACGTTCCTGAAACAGCCGGAACGTTTCACATCTGTCGGCGCCCAGATTCCCCGTGGAATGCTGCTGGTTGGACCACCGGGAACCGGTAAAACCCTGCTTGCCAAGGCGATCGCGGGCGAAGCAGGTGTTCCGTTCTTCTCCCTTTCAGGATCTGAATTCGTGGAGATGTTCGTCGGAGTTGGCGCGAGCCGGGTTCGTGATCTCTTCAAAAAGGCCAAGGAAAACAGCCCATGCCTGATCTTCATTGACGAAATCGATGCCGTCGGACGTCAACGTGGTGCAGGAATCGGAGGTGGCAACGATGAACGTGAGCAGACACTCAACCAGTTGCTCACAGAAATGGATGGTTTTGAAGGCAACAGCGGCATCATCATCATCGCCGCCACCAACCGTCCCGATGTCCTTGATTCAGCATTGATGCGTCCAGGTCGATTCGACCGTCAGGTCACGGTTGATGCCCCCGACATCAAGGGCCGTCTCTCCATCCTTGAAGTTCACTGCAGAAACAAAACTCTCGAGGCTGAGTTGTCTCTGGAAAGCATTGCCCGGCGCACCCCAGGATTCACAGGCGCTGATCTGGCAAACCTGATGAATGAGGCTGCCATCCTCACGGCACGGCGTCGCAAAGAAGCGATTGGTTTGAGCGAGATCGACGATGCCGTCGATCGGATCATCGCCGGCATGGAAGGTCGTCCACTGACGGATGGTCGCAGCAAGCGATTGATCGCTTATCACGAAGTCGGCCACGCCCTGATCGGCACTTTGGTGAAGGACCATGATCCCGTGCAGAAGGTGACTCTGATCCCAAGAGGCCAGGCTCAGGGATTGACATGGTTCTCCCCCGATGAAGAGCAGACCCTTGTCACCAGATCACAGCTGAAGGCGCGCATCATGGGTGCCCTGGGTGGTCGTGCGGCTGAGGATGTTGTCTTTGGCCATCAGGAAGTGACCACGGGAGCCGGTGGCGACATTCAACAAGTCGCTTCGATGGCACGGCAGATGGTGACACGTTTTGGAATGAGCGATCTGGGGCCTGTCTCTCTTGAGGGTGGCAGTCAGGAAGTGTTTCTAGGGCGCGATCTGATGACCCGTAGTGATGTTTCAGATTCGATTGCCCGTCAGATTGACGAGCAAGTCCGCACCATGGTGAAACACTGCTACAAGGAGACGGTCGCCATCGTTTCTGATCACCGTGAAGTGATGGATCGCCTGGTTGAGCTTTTGATCGAAAGGGAAACCATGGATGGCGATGAATTCCGTGCCGTTGTTTCTGAATTCACCGATGTTCCTGAAAAGGAGCGTTCCATTCCATCCCTCAGTTGA
- a CDS encoding ABC transporter permease has product MSRRMPPMETVRMALTTLRSNRLRSLLTMVGIVIGNASVITLVGVGRGAQGLAEEQLSNLGANVLFVVPGNNDTRRRGVAFPRTLVLEDAEAIAEQVPSVKRVAPQISSSQVVQLGARSSTSSISGITPEFLPVRSFEVSQGRFITDEDVKAARNVAVIGPDLESKLVPTGSAVGQQLRIGNQSFQVVGVMAPKGAVFGSNQDGNTYIPLSTMVTRLTGRDPTYGVSLSFISVEAKDESSTGAAKFQITNLLRQRHKILRDDDFAVRSQKDALSIVGTITGGLTLMLGAIGGISLLVGGIGIMNIMLVSVSERTQEIGLRKALGARSSDVLQQFLVESLVLASLGGAIGTAAGLGTIALVAAVTPLPASIGTSTVLMTVGLSGSIGLFFGVVPARRAAKLDPIVALRSL; this is encoded by the coding sequence ATGAGCAGACGGATGCCTCCGATGGAGACGGTGAGGATGGCTCTGACCACCCTCAGGAGCAACCGGCTGCGCAGTCTTCTCACGATGGTGGGAATTGTGATCGGCAATGCGTCGGTGATCACCCTGGTGGGTGTCGGTCGGGGTGCTCAGGGACTGGCCGAAGAGCAGTTGAGCAACCTTGGAGCGAACGTTCTGTTTGTCGTTCCCGGTAACAACGACACGCGACGACGCGGGGTCGCCTTCCCGAGAACGCTTGTGCTGGAAGACGCTGAGGCCATCGCTGAGCAGGTTCCCAGCGTCAAACGCGTGGCTCCTCAGATCTCAAGCAGTCAGGTGGTCCAGCTGGGAGCCCGAAGTTCAACCAGCTCGATTTCCGGCATCACGCCTGAGTTTCTGCCGGTGCGCAGTTTCGAGGTGTCCCAGGGACGGTTCATCACGGACGAGGACGTCAAAGCGGCAAGAAATGTGGCCGTGATCGGTCCGGATCTGGAGTCGAAACTCGTTCCGACGGGATCAGCGGTCGGACAACAGCTGCGCATCGGCAACCAGTCCTTTCAGGTTGTCGGTGTGATGGCTCCAAAGGGAGCCGTGTTCGGAAGCAATCAGGACGGCAACACCTACATCCCGCTCAGCACCATGGTCACCCGTCTCACAGGTCGGGATCCCACCTACGGCGTAAGCCTCAGCTTCATTAGTGTCGAAGCCAAGGACGAGAGCAGCACAGGTGCAGCCAAATTCCAGATCACCAATCTGCTGCGGCAGCGTCACAAGATTCTTCGCGACGACGATTTCGCGGTGCGATCTCAGAAAGACGCCCTAAGCATCGTCGGAACGATCACGGGGGGACTCACCCTCATGCTGGGAGCGATCGGCGGGATTTCCCTGCTTGTCGGCGGTATAGGAATCATGAACATCATGCTGGTGTCGGTCAGCGAGCGCACCCAGGAGATCGGACTGAGAAAAGCTCTCGGAGCCCGCAGTAGCGATGTGCTGCAGCAGTTTCTCGTTGAGTCACTGGTCCTGGCGAGCCTGGGTGGAGCCATCGGAACGGCAGCCGGGCTTGGAACCATCGCTCTTGTTGCCGCAGTGACGCCGCTTCCAGCGAGCATTGGAACCAGCACGGTCCTGATGACGGTGGGACTGTCGGGCTCCATCGGTTTGTTTTTCGGCGTTGTGCCGGCAAGGCGTGCCGCGAAACTGGACCCGATCGTGGCTCTCAGAAGCCTTTGA